One region of Cuculus canorus isolate bCucCan1 chromosome 6, bCucCan1.pri, whole genome shotgun sequence genomic DNA includes:
- the FAM237A gene encoding protein FAM237A, with protein sequence MDLGSRGRIHCNMRLTCSLLIMGVFCVTPFVCHNQIDPLALGRADPQCWESSSAVLLEMRKPRISDSVSGFWDFMIFLKSSENLKHGALFWDLAQLFWDIYVDCVLSRTHGLGRRQLAEAEQKIAILRPQLTGRNQGIFSHIQKLPVLKKKDSFEDLTSIHMHKSRSTLLGRIFGELGKKRK encoded by the exons ATGGACCttgggagcagaggaagaatCCACTGCAACATGAGACTCACCTGCTCTCTGCTTATCATGGGAGTGTTCTGTGTCACACCTTTTGTCTGCCATAACCAAATTGATCCACTAGCTCTTGGGCGAGCAGACCCTCAGTGTTGGGAATCCTCCTCAGCTGTCTTACTGGAGATGAGGAAGCCTCGCATTTCTGACTCAGTCAGTGGCTTTTGGGACTTCATGATCTTCCTGAAATCATCAGAGAACTTGAAACATGGGGCTCTATTCTGGGACCTGGCTCAGCTCTTCTGGGATATCTATGTGGACTGTGTGCTCTCCAGAACCCACGGCCTAGGGAGAAGGCAGCTAGCAGAAGCTGAACAGAAGATCGCTATCCTACGTCCTCAGCTCACAGGGAGAAACCAAG GGATATTTTCTCATATTCAGAAGTTGCCagttctgaagaagaaagactCGTTTGAAGATTTAACAAGTATCCATATGCATAAGAGTAGATCTACATTACTTGGAAGAATCTTTGGAGAGctagggaaaaagagaaaatga
- the DYTN gene encoding dystrotelin isoform X1 codes for MTGKMHSLLHQSKIFTETERSGTGCIKTRSAAAALIALSGDTLLAKYKAFFQFYAVSDGKVALITRSALRSLLTDLNQIPAIVGEGCTLSCVETATHSCFHGVLKSAIVEEKFLSWLRSEPAVLLWLPTCYRLSVTEVVSHQARCRVCKIFPITGLRYRCLKCLNFDLCQVCFFTGRLSKPHKRSHPVVEHCVQMSAKVNAKHFLRTIRNNLFPERCRRKEAQRRRALEIVERHSPIHKKIFPPVEVSASPLPGPENLSFPVDRPVLESSKFISENRTVMQKRENNSETPEQGKTKAQAIASFEADVLKMHKSIKSIHSETRYMKKQFNKWKDKMQFLHDCQEDKNYKIEAKLQSLRTSHENLQMKLQQMQQEVMTMLQSPEHPFEQCQNMMPKNPHVPLERRMESGLNLAHIRPASRRREDWKSLNPPNSAARMQLLQPPEVPNAADFLFAEDPLESDRPFMEQNKKAKENQTYLPELTENFPRGITRNTVLAPTAVQMPLDEKAFSEEVELQQLVMKLQDALSLQAQPAQQSALQQEFIFTAEHVCRSFSDFINQVTSPACK; via the exons ctttcttccagttttatGCTGTCTCTGATGGGAAGGTGGCTTTGATTACACGTAGTGCCCTGAGAAGCCTACTAACAGACTTAAATCAG ATCCCAGCCATCGTGGGAGAAGGCTGCACTCTGTCTTGTGTGGAAACTGCAACTCACAGCTGTTTCCATGGG GTTCTGAAGTCAGCAATTGTTGAAGAAAAATTCCTGTCTTGGCTGAGATCAGAGCCTGCTGTTCTCCTGTGGCTCCCTACATGTTACAGATTATCAGTCACAGAAGTGGTTTCTCACCAAGCTAGATGTAGAGTCTGCAAAATTTTCCCTATTACGGGCCTCAG GTACCGCTGTCTGAAGTGCCTCAATTTTGACCTTTGCCAAGTCTGCTTTTTCACTGGTCGTCTCAGCAAACCACATAAGAGGTCACATCCTGTTGTGGAACACTGTGTACAG ATGTCAGCAAAAGTGAATGCAAAGCACTTTCTCCGCACCATCAGGAACAACCTGTTTCCAGAGCgctgcagaagaaaggaggcTCAGAGAAGGAGGGCTCTGGAGATAGTGGAGAGGCACTCCCCTATTCACAAAAAGATATT TCCCCCTGTAGAAGTCAGTGCTTCACCTCTACCTGGCCCTGAAAACTTATCTTTCCCAGTGGACAGACCTGTCCTGGAGTCATCCAAGTTCATATCTGAAAACAGAACTGTgatgcagaagagagagaataatAGCGAGACACCAGAGCAAGGCAAGACTAAAGCTCAG gCAATAGCCTCTTTTGAAGCAGATGTGTTAAAAATGCACAAATCCATCAAAAGCATTCACAGTGAGACCAG GTACATGAAGAAGCAGTTTAACAAATGGAAGgacaaaatgcaatttcttcaCGACTGCCAGGAAGACAAAAACTACAAAATAGAGGCAAAGCTCCAAAGCCTGAGAACAAGCCATGAAAACCTGCAGATGAAGCTGCAGCAAATGCAGCAAGAAGTAATG ACCATGTTACAGTCACCAGAACATCCTTTTGAACAATGTCAGAATATGATGCCAAAAAATCCACATGTGCCACTGGAAAGGAGAATGGAGAGTGGATTAAATCTTGCCCACATAAGGCCTGCTTCCAGAAGGCGTGAAGACTGGAAATCTTTGAATCCCCCCAACTCAGCAGCTAGAATGCAGTTGCTACAGCCACCTGAGGTTCCCAATGCAGCGGACTTTTTGTTTGCAGAAGACCCATTGGAGTCTGACAGACCTTTTatggaacagaataaaaaggcaaaagaaaatcaaacataTCTGCCTGAATTGACAGAAAACTTCCCCAGGGGCATCACGAGGAATACTGTTCTTGCTCCCACTGCCGTGCAGATGCCACTTGATGAGAAGGCATTCAGTGAGGAAGTGGAACTGCAGCAGTTGGTTATGAAACTGCAAGATGCATTGTCTCTGCAGGCCCAGCCAG CTCAACAGtctgctttgcagcaggagTTCATCTTTACAGCTGAACATGTCTGCAGATCTTTTTCTGACTTCATCAACCAAGTAACTTCACCAGCTTGCAAATGA